AAAAATGCTTTATTAAAGCAACCGCTAACTGTGAGTATTAATAATACAACTGTTAAAACTATTGATAAATACATAAAACAACCGCACCTTTTAAGCTTATTTTTAAATAGCTTTCCCAAAATGCGGCTGATTTATATTTATTTGAAAAAATTATTTATAAAGAGGATGCTTCTCGCAAAGGTCAACAACTGCCTTTTTTACATCCGGAACAGCGCTTTTCCCTTCTTTTAACAGTTTGGAGATTAGGTTTCCTATTAGGACCATGTCTTCTTCAACCAGCCCGCGTGTAGTAACTGCCGGCGTTCCTATACGTACGCCGCTTGTTACGAATGGGCTTAATGTCTCAAAAGGAATCGTGTTTTTATTTACCGTAATATTTACTTCGCCTAAAATATCCTGTGCATCTTTGCCTGTCATATTTACCGATGCCATTGTATCTACCAGCATAAGATGATTATCCGTGCCGTTTGAAACTAGCCTAAAGCCATGCTCCATCAAGGTATGCGCCAAAATTTCAGCGTTAACTACGATCTGTTGCTGATATAATACAAAGTCTTCTGTTAATGCTTCCTTAAAACATACTGCCTTGGCAACTATCGTATGCATAAGCGGCCCGCCCTGTATTCCCGGGAAAATCGCCTTATCTATCGCCTTTGCATATTCTTCACGGCAAAGTATAAGGCCGCCTCTTGGGCCTCTTAATGTCTTATGAGTCGTAGATGTCACAAAATCAGCATAAGGAACCGGGTTATCGTGTGCACCGGCAGCAACTAATCCTGCTATATGTGCCATATCCACCATCAAATAAGCACCGACTTCATCTGCTATTTTCTTGAATTTTGCAAAGTCTATATACCTTGGATATGCACTTGCACCTGCAACTATCATCTTAGGTTTATTTGCTACTGCAAGGCTCCTTACTTCATCATAATCTATATATTCTGTATCTTTTCTTACCCCATAAGGAACGATTTTAAAATATTTACCGGAGATATTTACAGGGCTACCATGAGTCAAGTGGCCACCGTGGTTTAAGTTCATACCTAAAATAGTATCACCGTAGTTTAGCATTGCAAAGTAAACGGCAGTGTTAGCCTGTGCACCGGAATGTGCCTGTACATTTGCATGCTCTGCACCAAAAAGCAGTTTTGCGCGTTCAATCGCCAGATTTTCCGCTTCATCCATAAACTCGCAGCCGCCATAATAACGTTTGCCCGGATACCCTTCTGCGTATTTATTGGTAAAGTGAGAACCCATAGCCTGCATTACCGCTTCGGATACAAAATTCTCAGATGCGATAAGCTCCAAATGCTTTTGCTGGCGGTCCAGTTCTTTCATCATTATTTCATAGATCTCTTTGTCTGTCTGTTTTACAAAGTTAAAATCCAACATCGCTTTTCTCCTTATTTTTCGTTTAAGTTTTCAATTGCGTCGCGCGCTGCTTCCTGTTCCGCATGTTTTTTAGTCTTTCCTTTTCCTCTCCCGATGTTTTCCCCGTCTGCTCTTAAATAGACATAAAACATCTTGTCATGCTGAGGTCCTTCCTCTTTATATAGAACATAGCGGTATCTTTTTATTCCTTGTTTTTTTAAGTAATCTGCTATGCTCGTTTTATAATCGTATACAACATTTTGGTTAACGACTTCTTCTATTTTCTCACCTAAGAATCTAAATATAAACTTCTTCGCGCTTAAGTATCCCCCGTCTAAATAAATGGCCCCAATAAGCGCTTCAAATGCGTTTGCTAAAATAGAAGGCCGCTCCGGGCCTCCTGCCATTAGCTCGCTTTTGCCAAAATACATATAGCTGCTTAGCTTAATTAAACGTGCAGCTTGGTACAAAGATTCTTTTTTTACAATAAGGGAACGTTTTTGAGACATATCCCCTTCATCAAAACTATAATATTTAAAAATATGCTCAGAAATAATAAGCTCTAAAACAGCATCCCCTAAAAACTCCAGCCTCTCGTTAGAGAGTTTTTGGGTAGAGGAATGTGATAAAGCTTCCGTCAAGATGTTAGGGTTATGAAAATTATACCCTATTTCATTCTCTATTGAGTTTCCATCTCTACGTTTCTTTTTCCCTAGCATTTTTAACTCTATTGGATTTTTATTCCTTTGTGCTTTCTGGCCTAGCATTTCTAATTAAAAAGCCCCCTGAAAGAAGGCTTTTTCTCCTATTCTAGTTTTGATTCTATGTATTTGACGACGTCAGCAACCTTTATTACCTTAGGAAGGTCATCGTCTGGAATTTCTAAATCAAACTCCTGCTCCAAATCCATAATCAACTCGACTATGTCAAGAGAATCTGCCTTTAAGTCTTCAATTAAATTGGATTCCATCGTGATCTTATCTTTACTTATCTCAAGCTGTTCAGATAAAATCTTCTGCACCTTTTCAAATACCATTTTTTG
The sequence above is drawn from the Eubacteriales bacterium genome and encodes:
- the glyA gene encoding serine hydroxymethyltransferase yields the protein MLDFNFVKQTDKEIYEIMMKELDRQQKHLELIASENFVSEAVMQAMGSHFTNKYAEGYPGKRYYGGCEFMDEAENLAIERAKLLFGAEHANVQAHSGAQANTAVYFAMLNYGDTILGMNLNHGGHLTHGSPVNISGKYFKIVPYGVRKDTEYIDYDEVRSLAVANKPKMIVAGASAYPRYIDFAKFKKIADEVGAYLMVDMAHIAGLVAAGAHDNPVPYADFVTSTTHKTLRGPRGGLILCREEYAKAIDKAIFPGIQGGPLMHTIVAKAVCFKEALTEDFVLYQQQIVVNAEILAHTLMEHGFRLVSNGTDNHLMLVDTMASVNMTGKDAQDILGEVNITVNKNTIPFETLSPFVTSGVRIGTPAVTTRGLVEEDMVLIGNLISKLLKEGKSAVPDVKKAVVDLCEKHPLYK
- the rnc gene encoding ribonuclease III — translated: MLGQKAQRNKNPIELKMLGKKKRRDGNSIENEIGYNFHNPNILTEALSHSSTQKLSNERLEFLGDAVLELIISEHIFKYYSFDEGDMSQKRSLIVKKESLYQAARLIKLSSYMYFGKSELMAGGPERPSILANAFEALIGAIYLDGGYLSAKKFIFRFLGEKIEEVVNQNVVYDYKTSIADYLKKQGIKRYRYVLYKEEGPQHDKMFYVYLRADGENIGRGKGKTKKHAEQEAARDAIENLNEK
- the acpP gene encoding acyl carrier protein → MVFEKVQKILSEQLEISKDKITMESNLIEDLKADSLDIVELIMDLEQEFDLEIPDDDLPKVIKVADVVKYIESKLE